In the genome of Pongo pygmaeus isolate AG05252 chromosome 9, NHGRI_mPonPyg2-v2.0_pri, whole genome shotgun sequence, one region contains:
- the LOC129008729 gene encoding basic proline-rich protein-like → MLMLVGEVPAEGRCPGIPLSLPQCAPGDKPPEPRPAGSDPRRQDPGPNPYLPQHFPAVGTEQVVGGGRRAAAAPVHRGCGRRGESGRRAGSGLSLRPLQGRSVPPPPAAIPPQPPQGGMSGGEATARKLAALPEATTAAAAPATAETAAAAPHRPVVPPAPILQTPAPARLGRAAATTATATAAAAAAASQCGPASADPPPSPPPRSGTAPPANRTAPATPPGRQPAANEQREPGWESCRPIAGAEEALNLRAS, encoded by the coding sequence TCCCTGCGGAGGGACGGTGCCCGGGGATCCCTCTCAGCCTCCCCCAGTGCGCGCCCGGGGACAAGCCGCCCGAGCCCCGGCCGGCAGGAAGCGACCCTCGCCGGCAGGACCCCGGGCCGAACCCGTACCTTCCGCAGCACTTTCCGGCAGTTGGTACAGAGCAGGTAGTTGGCGGCGGCCGACGGGCTGCTGCCGCCCCGGTTCATCGTGGCTGCGGGCGCCGAGGCGAGAGCGGGCGGAGGGCCGGGTCCGGGCTGTCACTGCGGCCACTGCAGGGCCGGTCCGTCCCCCCGCCGCCAGCCGCgattccgcctcagcctcctcaaggcGGGATGTCGGGAGGAGAGGCGACTGCCCGAAAGCTAGCGGCACTGCCAGAGGCGACCACCGCGGCAGCTGCCCCAGCGACGGCGGAGACGGCGGCGGCTGCTCCTCACCGGCCCGTTGTTCCACCCGCCCCCATCCTCCAGACCCCCGCCCCCGCCAGGCTAGGACGAGCAGCCGCCACCACTGccaccgccaccgccgccgccgccgccgcagcgTCTCAGTGCGGCCCCGCCTCCGCCGACCCACCACCTTCACCACCTCCACGCTCCGGCACCGCCCCTCCCGCCAATCGGACAGCTCCGGCTACGCCCCCAGGGCGCCAGCCCGCAGCCAATGAGCAACGAGAGCCCGGCTGGGAGTCGTGCCGGCCAATCGCAGGGGCCGAGGAAGCCTTGAATCTCCGGGCAAGTTAA